AAACCCCACCCCTCGCGCCCAGGGTCAGCACATTGTTACCTGTCACGCGCCCAAGGAACCGGCAAAACTGCTCGACCACCGCCAGCGCCCGTGGCTCACCGCCCAAAGCGGCATCGGTAATCTGTGCCGGGGTCTTGTGTCGCGGCGTGTCGCCATCCAGCGCGCACATGGCCTGATACAAACGCACGAGGCCACCGCCGCTGAGCACGGTTTCGGCACTGACATGACCGATCTGGCCGTGAATCTGCTGATGGATCGCCGCCTCGCGGGCATTGCCCACCGGCAGATCGACGTGCCCACCCTCGCCCGGCAGCGCCTGCCAGTGCTGCTCGCCCAGGCGCAACAGGCTACCGACGCCAAGGCCGGTACCGGGCCCGATCACCAGCGCAGGCCGCAGCGGGTCGGCATGGCCAGGGCACACCTCGCGAAACTCCCCTTCTTGCAGGCGGGTCATGCCCAGCGCCATGGCCGAGAAGTCGTTGATCAGCATCAATCGCTCGACCTGCAGCGTATTGCAGAACGCACTACGGCTCAGGCGCCAATGGTTGTTGGTGAAACGGAACTCATCACCATCAACCGGCCCCGCCACCGCCAGGCACACCGCCGACAGGCCACCACGGACGATGCCCTGATCGTTCAGATAGGCCTCGATGGCCTGCTCGGGGCTTGTGTAGTCAGCGGTTGCGAAGACCTTCACCTGATACAGCTGGTTGTCACGCCACAACGCAAAACGGGCATTGGTGCCACCGATGTCGCCAACCAGCAGGTCCTTCATTTGAGGTTCTCCAAAGCCGAGGTAAAGGCGCTGGCGCCCTGCTCGGCCGGGCTGAACGCCATGCGCATGAAACCGAACAGTTCGCGCCCGCAGCCCAGGTCGTTGCCCTGAGGCGCCGGCGGCAGGTCACGGCTGGCCAGTTCTTCGGCCGACACTTTCACCTGCAGCGTGCCGGCGACACCATCGACCCGCACGATATCACCCTCGCGCACGCGCGCCAGCGGGCCGCCGTCATAGGCCTCGGGGCAAACATGGATGGCGGCCGGGATCTTGCCCGAGGCGCCAGACATGCGCCCATCGGTGACCAGCGCAACCTTGTAGCCACGGTCCTGCAGCACACCCAGAAACGGTGTCAGCTTGTGCAGCTCGGGCATGCCGTTGCAACGCGGCCCCTGGAAACGCACCACGGCGACGAAGTCGCGCTCCAGCTCACCGGCCTTGAAGGCATCGGCCAGCGACTGCTGGTCGTGGAAGATCCGCGCCGGGGCTTCCACCACCTGGTGTTCGGGGGCGACGGCGGAGACTTTCATCACCCCGCGCCCCAGGTTGCCTTCCATCACCCGCAGGCCACCTTCGGCCGAGAACGGCCGCGCCACCGGGCGCAGGATGCTTTCGTCCAGGCTCTGCTCTGGCCCTTCACGCCAGACCAGCTTGCCGTTGTCGAGGAATGGCTCTTGGGTATAGCGGCGCAAGCCGTGGCCTGCCACGGTGTTGACGTCTTCGTGCAGCAACCCGGCATCGAGCAGCTCGCGGATCAGGAAGGCCATGCCACCCGCCGCCTGGAAATGGTTGATGTCGGCCTTGCCGTTGGGGTAGACGTGGGACAACGTCGGCACCACTTCGGACAGGTCGGCCATGTCTTGCCAGGTCAACTGGATGCCTGCCGCCTGGGCGATCGCCGGCATGTGCAAGGTGTGGTTGGTGGAGCCACCCGTGGCGTGCAGGGCGACGATCGAGTTGACCAGTGCCTTCTCGTCGACGATCTCGCCCAGCGGCATGAAACTGCCACTGGCCTTGGTCATGCGCGTGACCTGCTGCGCCGCCTCGGCGGTCAATGCGTCACGCAAGGGAGTGTAAGGGTTGACGAACGAAGCGCCCGGCAGGTGCAGCCCCATCACTTCCATCACCAGCTGGTTGGTGTTGGCAGTGCCGTAGAAGGTGCAGGTGCCTGGGCTGTGGTAGGAGTTCATCTCTGACTCCAGCAGCTCTTCACGGCTGGCCTTGCCTTCGGCGTAGCGCTGGCGTACGTCGGCCTTCTGCTTGTTGGAGATACCCGAAAGCATCGGGCCACCCGGCACGAAAATGGTCGGCAAGTGCCCGAAGCGCAACGCGCCCATCATCAAGCCGGGGACGATCTTGTCGCAGATGCCAAGCATCAGCGCGGCGTCGAACATGTTGTGCGACAGGGCGACGGCGGTGGACATGGCGATCACTTCACGGCTGGCGATGGCCAGTTCCATGCCCGGCTCGCCCTGGGTCACGCCATCGCACATGGCCGGCACGCCGCCGGCGAACTGGCCGACCGAGCCAACCTCGCGCAGGGCCTGCTTGATCTGTTCGGGGAAGTGCTGGTACGGCTGGTGCGCCGAGAGCATGTCGTTGTAGGCCGAGACGATGGCCACGTTGGCCGCGTTCATCAGGCGCAGGCTTTGCTTGTCCTGGGTGCCGCAACCGGCCACGCCATGGGCGAAGTTGGCGCACTGCAGGCTGGCACGCATGGGTCCGTCACTGGCCGCGCCGCGAATCAGCTGCAGGTAGCGTTCACGGGTGGCACGGCTGCGTTCGACCAGCCGTTGGGTGACCTCAAGGATGCGCGGGTGCATGTACTGGACTCCAGGCTAACTGTATGGGCGGCTTAGCGGGCATTTCCCCTCCAAACGATTGCGACCTAGGCTCAAGAAAAGGGCCTTGGATGCAACGCTGAGAGGTCAACCCAACCACTCGTTGTATGTTTAAACAAAATACTGCCACTAAAAAGGCTTGTTTTCTATCTGATAGTGAATAATCTTGTAATTCCAACAACAAAACCGTTTCAGTGAAGCCCCTTTGTGCCACAGGCCTCACTCGAACCGCCAGAGGTAATGCCATGACCCTTCGCATCGCCATCAATGGATTCGGCCGCATTGGGCGCAATGTCCTTCGCGCACTGTATACCCAAGGCTACCGCCAGGACCTGCAGGTCGTCGCCATCAACGACCTGGGCGACAGCGCCATGAACGCCCATCTGCTCAAGTACGACAGCGTGCACGGCACCTTCGACGCCAGCGTCGAAGCCGATCATGAAAGCCTCACGGTCAATGGTGACCGTATCGCGGTCAGTGCCATCCGCAACCCGGCCGAACTGCCCTGGAAGGCCGAGGCGATCGACGTGGTGTTCGAGTGCACCGGGCTGTTCACCGAGCGTGCCAAGGCTGCTGCGCACCTGGCTGCAGGCGCAGGCAAAGTGATCATCTCGGCACCGGCCAAGGGCGCTGACGCCACCGTGGTCTATGGGGTTAACCACGACGTGCTGCGCGCTTCGCACCAGATCATTTCCAACGCCTCCTGCACCACCAACTGCCTGGCGCCAATCGCCCAGGTGCTGCACCGCGAGTTCGGCATCGAACAAGGCCTGATGACCACCATCCATGCCTACACCAACGACCAGGCGCTGACCGACGTCTACCACAGCGACCCGTACCGTGCGCGCTCGGCCACCCAGTCGATGATCCCCAGCAAGACCGGCGCCGCCGAAGCCGTGGGCCTGGTATTGCCGGACCTGGCCGGCAAGCTGACCGGCATGGCGGTACGGGTGCCTGTGATCAACGTGTCGCTGGTGGACCTCACCGTCAACCTCAAACGCGAAGCCACTGCTGACGAGGTCAACCAGCTGTTCCTGGAGGCCAGCCGACATTCCAAGGTATTGGGCTACAACGCCTTGCCATTGGTTTCCTGCGATTTCAACCACAACCCACTGTCGTCGATCTTCGATGCCAACCATACCCGGGCCACCGGGCGGATGCTCAAGGTGCTGGCCTGGTACGACAACGAGTGGGGGTTCTCCAACCGGATGCTGGATAACTGCCTGGCGTTGTGCAGCGCGCGTTGAGCCCTTCGGCCCCATCGCCGGCTTGCCGACGATGGGGCCGCACGACAATCTTTACCTTTTCTACACACTTCCAGACTTGACCTTTGGTACAGATGATAAGCATTATCATTAACCTTTCGTCGGCCAGGTCCCCCCGTGAGTCAGTCCCGGTTCAACTCCGTTTTCCTCGTCCAGCGCCTGACCCTGCTGCGTACCTTGCAACGCATGGTGGGTAACCACAG
The sequence above is drawn from the Pseudomonas putida genome and encodes:
- a CDS encoding glucokinase: MKDLLVGDIGGTNARFALWRDNQLYQVKVFATADYTSPEQAIEAYLNDQGIVRGGLSAVCLAVAGPVDGDEFRFTNNHWRLSRSAFCNTLQVERLMLINDFSAMALGMTRLQEGEFREVCPGHADPLRPALVIGPGTGLGVGSLLRLGEQHWQALPGEGGHVDLPVGNAREAAIHQQIHGQIGHVSAETVLSGGGLVRLYQAMCALDGDTPRHKTPAQITDAALGGEPRALAVVEQFCRFLGRVTGNNVLTLGARGGVYIVGGVIPRFAELFLRSGFAASFADKGCMSGYFAGVPVWLVTAEFSGLLGAGVALQQALDH
- the edd gene encoding phosphogluconate dehydratase, which translates into the protein MHPRILEVTQRLVERSRATRERYLQLIRGAASDGPMRASLQCANFAHGVAGCGTQDKQSLRLMNAANVAIVSAYNDMLSAHQPYQHFPEQIKQALREVGSVGQFAGGVPAMCDGVTQGEPGMELAIASREVIAMSTAVALSHNMFDAALMLGICDKIVPGLMMGALRFGHLPTIFVPGGPMLSGISNKQKADVRQRYAEGKASREELLESEMNSYHSPGTCTFYGTANTNQLVMEVMGLHLPGASFVNPYTPLRDALTAEAAQQVTRMTKASGSFMPLGEIVDEKALVNSIVALHATGGSTNHTLHMPAIAQAAGIQLTWQDMADLSEVVPTLSHVYPNGKADINHFQAAGGMAFLIRELLDAGLLHEDVNTVAGHGLRRYTQEPFLDNGKLVWREGPEQSLDESILRPVARPFSAEGGLRVMEGNLGRGVMKVSAVAPEHQVVEAPARIFHDQQSLADAFKAGELERDFVAVVRFQGPRCNGMPELHKLTPFLGVLQDRGYKVALVTDGRMSGASGKIPAAIHVCPEAYDGGPLARVREGDIVRVDGVAGTLQVKVSAEELASRDLPPAPQGNDLGCGRELFGFMRMAFSPAEQGASAFTSALENLK
- the gap gene encoding type I glyceraldehyde-3-phosphate dehydrogenase — encoded protein: MTLRIAINGFGRIGRNVLRALYTQGYRQDLQVVAINDLGDSAMNAHLLKYDSVHGTFDASVEADHESLTVNGDRIAVSAIRNPAELPWKAEAIDVVFECTGLFTERAKAAAHLAAGAGKVIISAPAKGADATVVYGVNHDVLRASHQIISNASCTTNCLAPIAQVLHREFGIEQGLMTTIHAYTNDQALTDVYHSDPYRARSATQSMIPSKTGAAEAVGLVLPDLAGKLTGMAVRVPVINVSLVDLTVNLKREATADEVNQLFLEASRHSKVLGYNALPLVSCDFNHNPLSSIFDANHTRATGRMLKVLAWYDNEWGFSNRMLDNCLALCSAR